Proteins encoded together in one Propionispora hippei DSM 15287 window:
- the yidD gene encoding membrane protein insertion efficiency factor YidD encodes MKEIALFLIRCYQKYISPLKPPTCRFVPTCSEYAIIAIEKYGVVRGCYLAVRRILRCHPFHPGGYDPV; translated from the coding sequence ATGAAAGAAATCGCGCTATTTTTGATACGGTGTTATCAAAAATATATTTCTCCTTTAAAACCGCCTACTTGCCGTTTTGTGCCTACTTGTTCTGAATATGCCATAATAGCGATTGAAAAATATGGGGTTGTACGTGGTTGTTATCTGGCAGTGCGCCGCATTTTGCGCTGCCATCCTTTTCATCCCGGTGGGTATGATCCCGTTTGA
- a CDS encoding YidC/Oxa1 family membrane protein insertase: MLFESIVVHPLQAVLTFFYNITVSLGIANYGIAIILLTIAIKLVLYPLTVKQIKSMKAMQELQPKIKEMQEKHKGNPEKLNKEMAAVYKNSGVNPMAGCLPMIIQMPFLIGIFYAIRDFHYVGDPGFLWMANLAEQAKLVDPYYVLPVLSALTTFYQQRQTMSGADPSAKQQNQIMMIFMPLFIGYITITFPAGLGIYWVVSNLIQIAQQWYMYRGTTAIQGEAK, translated from the coding sequence ATTTTGTTCGAGTCGATCGTTGTACATCCGTTGCAAGCAGTGCTGACATTCTTTTATAATATTACGGTATCTTTAGGTATCGCTAATTATGGGATTGCCATCATTTTGCTTACCATAGCCATAAAGCTTGTTTTGTACCCTCTGACGGTAAAGCAGATCAAATCCATGAAAGCTATGCAGGAATTGCAGCCTAAAATCAAAGAAATGCAGGAAAAGCATAAAGGAAATCCGGAAAAGCTGAATAAGGAAATGGCGGCTGTTTATAAAAATTCCGGTGTTAATCCGATGGCCGGCTGTTTGCCGATGATTATCCAGATGCCTTTTTTAATCGGTATTTTTTATGCTATTCGTGATTTTCATTATGTGGGAGATCCGGGCTTTTTGTGGATGGCCAATTTGGCTGAACAGGCCAAACTGGTCGATCCTTATTATGTCTTGCCGGTTCTGTCGGCTCTTACCACCTTTTATCAGCAGCGCCAGACCATGAGTGGCGCCGACCCTTCGGCGAAACAGCAAAATCAGATTATGATGATTTTCATGCCGTTATTTATCGGCTATATTACGATTACTTTCCCGGCTGGACTTGGGATTTACTGGGTAGTTAGCAATCTGATTCAGATTGCTCAGCAGTGGTATATGTACCGTGGCACAACTGCTATTCAAGGGGAGGCTAAATAA
- the jag gene encoding RNA-binding cell elongation regulator Jag/EloR, whose product MTSLEKTGRTVEEALEAALTELGVSRERVEYEVLENPSKGLFGLIGAKPARVLVTVKEIDPLEVAMTFLQSIFATMQLQVAVEKMTRDEHVILNLRGEDLGILIGKHGQTLDALQYLTNLAANRDAENKVRLVLDVEDYRKRRTETLSRLALRLADKVKRRGEKVALEPMSPHERKIIHVALQDDSRIVTYSEGDEPFRKVVIALKR is encoded by the coding sequence ATGACTTCTTTGGAGAAGACCGGAAGAACTGTCGAGGAAGCACTGGAAGCGGCTCTTACCGAACTGGGTGTGAGCCGGGAGCGTGTAGAGTATGAGGTCCTTGAAAATCCAAGCAAAGGCTTGTTTGGATTGATTGGAGCGAAACCTGCCCGGGTGTTGGTTACAGTCAAGGAAATAGATCCGTTAGAAGTTGCTATGACCTTTCTGCAGAGTATTTTTGCTACCATGCAGTTACAGGTTGCTGTGGAAAAAATGACTCGCGATGAACATGTGATTTTAAATCTGCGCGGTGAGGATCTGGGTATTCTAATCGGTAAGCATGGCCAAACCCTGGATGCTTTGCAGTATCTGACCAATTTGGCGGCTAACCGGGATGCCGAGAATAAAGTGCGGCTTGTTCTGGATGTGGAGGATTATCGCAAGCGCCGGACGGAAACCTTGTCTCGTTTGGCTTTGCGCCTGGCCGATAAGGTAAAGCGGCGCGGCGAGAAGGTGGCGTTGGAACCGATGAGTCCTCATGAACGGAAAATCATTCATGTCGCTTTGCAAGATGATAGCCGGATTGTTACCTATAGTGAAGGGGATGAGCCCTTCCGCAAGGTGGTTATTGCTTTAAAACGCTAG
- the mnmE gene encoding tRNA uridine-5-carboxymethylaminomethyl(34) synthesis GTPase MnmE, translating into MYQEDTIAAVATAAGEGGIGIIRLSGRLAESIAGAIFKGIKGKTAAAIQSYQAAYGHVIQPETGQAIDEVLLLVMRAPHSYTCEDVVEIHCHGGAVSLQRILSLVLSQGARLAEPGEFTKRAFLNGRLDLTQAEAVIDIIRSKTDTSLKVAVNHLSGSLSQQIGAMRHKLLAMIAHLEAAIDFPEEDIEEVAASEVAVQIADLLQEIGKLLSTAHTGRILRDGLETVIIGKPNVGKSSLLNALIKENRAIVTDVPGTTRDVIEEYVNIQGIPLKIVDTAGIRETADLVEQLGVERARSFVERADLILLLLDASLPLTKEDHEVLAMLSGRNALILLNKTDLPVCLDSEAIEAMASGAAVYKISVHTGEGIPELEQAIVDAVYGGQVAMGEGIFVTNVRHEALLDKARQSLEEVRHTIEAQMPPDCIVVDLREAWERLGEITGDTVHEDIVAEIFSQFCIGK; encoded by the coding sequence GTGTATCAGGAGGATACGATTGCGGCGGTAGCGACTGCAGCGGGGGAAGGCGGTATTGGAATTATCCGTCTGAGCGGCAGGCTGGCTGAATCGATTGCCGGCGCTATATTTAAGGGAATAAAGGGGAAAACGGCAGCCGCAATACAGTCTTATCAGGCTGCTTACGGTCATGTTATCCAGCCGGAAACAGGACAGGCAATTGATGAGGTTTTGCTGCTTGTGATGCGGGCGCCTCATTCTTATACTTGTGAAGATGTGGTGGAAATTCATTGCCATGGCGGAGCGGTTTCCCTGCAAAGGATTTTGTCTTTAGTCTTAAGTCAGGGTGCCAGGCTGGCCGAGCCCGGTGAATTTACCAAACGGGCTTTTTTAAACGGCCGTCTGGATCTAACGCAGGCTGAAGCGGTTATTGATATTATTCGTTCCAAAACCGATACTTCGCTTAAAGTGGCGGTCAACCATTTGTCCGGCAGTTTGTCGCAGCAGATTGGCGCTATGCGTCATAAGTTGCTCGCTATGATCGCTCATTTGGAGGCGGCTATTGATTTTCCGGAGGAAGATATTGAAGAAGTGGCGGCCAGCGAAGTGGCGGTCCAGATAGCTGATTTATTGCAAGAAATCGGCAAACTGTTGTCTACAGCCCATACGGGCCGGATTTTAAGAGACGGGCTGGAAACGGTAATTATCGGCAAACCTAATGTGGGAAAATCCAGTCTGCTTAATGCGCTAATCAAAGAAAACCGGGCTATTGTTACCGATGTTCCGGGAACAACCCGCGATGTGATTGAGGAATATGTTAATATCCAGGGAATTCCGCTTAAAATTGTGGATACCGCCGGTATCCGGGAAACCGCCGATTTAGTGGAACAGCTAGGAGTGGAACGGGCCCGTTCCTTTGTAGAGCGGGCTGATCTGATTTTGCTGCTGCTCGATGCATCTCTGCCGTTAACGAAGGAAGATCATGAAGTGCTAGCGATGCTGTCTGGCCGCAACGCGTTGATTTTGTTGAATAAAACTGATTTACCGGTTTGCCTGGACAGTGAGGCTATCGAAGCCATGGCCAGCGGTGCCGCCGTTTATAAAATTTCCGTCCACACCGGTGAAGGTATACCGGAGCTGGAGCAAGCTATTGTCGATGCTGTTTATGGCGGACAGGTAGCTATGGGCGAAGGTATTTTTGTTACCAATGTAAGGCATGAGGCCCTGTTAGATAAGGCTCGCCAAAGCCTGGAGGAGGTCCGCCATACCATTGAGGCCCAAATGCCGCCTGATTGCATTGTCGTTGATCTTCGGGAAGCCTGGGAACGGCTGGGGGAGATTACCGGCGATACCGTTCATGAGGATATCGTAGCGGAAATCTTTAGTCAATTTTGTATAGGCAAGTAA